Proteins from one Niallia circulans genomic window:
- a CDS encoding CpsD/CapB family tyrosine-protein kinase produces MSGSKNSKKRLLDSKRKLVAKYDPKSPISEQYRTIRTNILYSSIDEEIRSIMVTSSGPGEGKSTTTANLAVVFAQQGKTVLLVDADLRKPTVHYTFKLTNQNGLTTVLTNQVDLMEAVNKTDENNLYVLSSGPIPPNPSELLGSKAMQHFMSKALEEFDFIIFDTPPVLAVTDAQILSNLCQGSVLVVSSGKTEKDSLLKTKDLLNATNGRLLGVVLNNKKVDKKGSYYYYGTN; encoded by the coding sequence TTGTCTGGAAGTAAAAATAGCAAAAAAAGATTGTTAGATAGTAAAAGGAAATTAGTAGCTAAATATGATCCTAAATCTCCAATTTCTGAACAATACAGAACTATTAGAACCAATATACTATATTCAAGCATTGATGAAGAAATACGTTCAATAATGGTTACATCGTCAGGACCTGGAGAGGGGAAATCAACTACAACAGCAAATCTTGCAGTAGTATTTGCACAACAAGGGAAAACAGTGCTATTAGTAGATGCTGATTTAAGAAAACCTACAGTCCATTATACTTTTAAACTAACTAACCAAAATGGTTTAACAACAGTTTTAACTAACCAAGTAGATTTAATGGAAGCTGTTAATAAAACAGACGAAAATAATTTATATGTACTTTCAAGTGGACCGATACCACCTAATCCCTCTGAATTATTGGGATCTAAAGCTATGCAACATTTTATGAGCAAAGCATTAGAAGAATTTGATTTCATTATCTTTGATACGCCGCCTGTACTTGCTGTAACAGATGCACAGATTCTTAGTAATTTATGTCAAGGTAGTGTGTTGGTTGTAAGTAGTGGTAAAACTGAAAAAGACTCGCTTTTAAAAACGAAGGATCTTCTAAATGCAACTAATGGTCGACTATTAGGAGTAGTGCTTAATAATAAAAAAGTTGACAAAAAAGGAAGCTATTATTATTACGGAACAAACTAA
- a CDS encoding tyrosine-protein phosphatase — MIDIHCHILPGIDDGPSSVEESLLMAREAVKEGIHTIIATPHHRNNRYENIKEEVLKNVIKLNSELTNENIPLTILPGQENRIFGELLEDYQKGEILTLNDTDYLFIEFPTSSVPRYSERLLYDIQVKGLTPIIVHPERNKELLNNPKILYDIVKNGALTQVTAASIAGYFGKPVQKFSKQLIENNLTHFIASDAHNTNNRSFKLNEAFKIIDKDFGVDFVYLFIENSEALIENKIVHKEIPELIKRKKFLGVF; from the coding sequence ATGATTGATATTCATTGTCATATATTACCAGGTATAGATGATGGGCCATCCTCAGTAGAAGAGAGTTTATTGATGGCAAGAGAGGCAGTAAAAGAAGGGATACATACAATTATAGCCACTCCACATCATCGTAATAATAGATATGAAAATATAAAAGAAGAAGTACTGAAAAATGTTATAAAATTAAATAGTGAATTAACAAATGAAAATATTCCACTTACCATTCTTCCAGGACAGGAAAATAGGATTTTCGGAGAGTTATTAGAAGATTACCAAAAGGGAGAGATTCTAACACTTAACGATACTGATTACCTGTTTATTGAATTTCCCACTTCGTCAGTCCCAAGATATTCGGAAAGATTACTTTATGATATACAAGTCAAAGGTTTAACTCCTATCATAGTCCATCCGGAAAGAAATAAGGAATTACTTAATAATCCCAAAATCCTCTATGATATTGTGAAAAATGGCGCATTAACACAAGTTACTGCTGCCAGTATTGCTGGATATTTTGGAAAACCAGTTCAAAAGTTTTCAAAGCAGTTAATTGAGAATAATTTGACTCACTTTATTGCATCCGATGCTCATAATACTAACAATCGCAGTTTTAAACTGAATGAAGCATTTAAAATTATAGATAAGGATTTCGGTGTAGATTTTGTTTACCTCTTCATAGAAAATTCTGAAGCCTTGATAGAGAACAAAATAGTACATAAAGAAATTCCAGAACTCATTAAGAGAAAGAAATTCTTGGGAGTTTTTTAA